One window of Lytechinus variegatus isolate NC3 chromosome 2, Lvar_3.0, whole genome shotgun sequence genomic DNA carries:
- the LOC121408364 gene encoding uncharacterized protein LOC121408364: MIYSHSAIGLNRYQDRNCNTVRMVNMKRASLNSSKSSVLCSDHFEDACFDLGRRYVLNRMLSQPYLISRLVFRRIHPNQGISQKTFRFSKQPPRYCKDTSAKVFSTLISRRPLLLNTRKSKRGKVEVNNNNGLY; encoded by the exons attCCCATTCAGCCATTGGACTGAACCGGTACCAAGACCGGAACTGTAACACAGTAAGGATGGTCAATATGAAGCGAGCTTCATtgaattcctccaagagctctgtactctgttctgatcattttgaagatgcttgctttgACCTGGGCAGACGATACGTCTTAAACAGGATGCTGTCCCAACCATATTTGATTTCCCGCCTCGTCTTCAGAAG AATTCACCCAAACCAAGGTATTTCCCAAAAGACTTTTCGATTCAGCAAACAACCTCCCAGATACTGCAAAGACACCAGTGCCAAAGTCTTCAGCACCTTAATTTCTCGAAGACCACTCCTACTGAATACCAGAAAGTCCAAGAGGGGTAAAGTGGAAgtcaacaacaataatggacTGTATTAA